From the genome of Solidesulfovibrio carbinolicus, one region includes:
- a CDS encoding hotdog domain-containing protein encodes MDVNTHQRIDPGLCGRPEILGEGLARVAFTALPAMAADDRGLVHGGFLFGLADYAAMLAINDPNVILGAAEVRFTAPVVVGQTLVAEARLTETAGKKRFVAVTVRRGEDAVFTGTFTCFVPEKHVLDR; translated from the coding sequence GCGCATTGATCCCGGCCTGTGCGGCCGGCCCGAAATCCTGGGCGAAGGCCTGGCCCGGGTGGCCTTCACCGCCCTGCCGGCCATGGCCGCCGATGACCGGGGGCTTGTCCACGGCGGCTTCCTCTTTGGCCTGGCCGACTACGCCGCCATGTTGGCCATAAACGACCCCAACGTGATTCTTGGCGCGGCCGAGGTCCGCTTCACCGCGCCGGTGGTGGTCGGCCAGACGCTTGTGGCCGAAGCCCGGCTCACCGAAACCGCCGGCAAGAAACGCTTCGTCGCCGTCACCGTGCGCCGGGGCGAAGACGCCGTCTTCACCGGAACCTTCACCTGCTTCGTGCCGGAAAAACACGTGCTGGACCGATAG
- a CDS encoding EF-hand domain-containing protein, which translates to MKRALLKLAVLLTMLALAGTAHAWKKPPFKNVDKNGDGVIIFEEIVVFNSGLTMEVFAVIDLNKDGKIDPAEYAAMGGKTAKGKAAKPWWRCSSKEGSLLYKQGTDLLVAGKNAEAATVLRQALTTPLCVDYLSYAYYNLGVACMRLGDDACARANLEKARALNVNNTVPENNFGLEGWPRKPGVVGK; encoded by the coding sequence ATGAAACGCGCCTTGCTCAAGCTCGCCGTGCTCTTGACCATGCTGGCCCTGGCCGGGACGGCCCATGCCTGGAAAAAACCGCCGTTTAAAAATGTCGATAAAAACGGCGACGGCGTCATCATCTTTGAGGAGATCGTGGTCTTCAATTCCGGCCTGACCATGGAAGTCTTCGCCGTCATCGACCTCAACAAAGACGGCAAGATCGACCCGGCCGAATACGCCGCCATGGGCGGCAAGACCGCCAAGGGCAAGGCGGCCAAGCCCTGGTGGCGCTGTTCGTCCAAGGAAGGCTCCCTGCTCTACAAGCAGGGCACGGACCTGCTTGTGGCCGGCAAGAACGCCGAGGCCGCCACGGTCCTGCGCCAGGCCCTGACCACGCCCCTTTGCGTGGATTATTTGAGCTACGCCTACTACAACCTCGGCGTCGCCTGCATGCGCCTTGGCGACGACGCCTGCGCCAGGGCCAACCTGGAAAAGGCCCGGGCGCTCAACGTCAACAACACCGTGCCCGAGAACAACTTCGGCCTGGAAGGCTGGCCCCGCAAGCCCGGCGTGGTCGGCAAGTAA